A region from the Drosophila bipectinata strain 14024-0381.07 chromosome 3R, DbipHiC1v2, whole genome shotgun sequence genome encodes:
- the LOC108129372 gene encoding serine/arginine-rich splicing factor 4: protein MKLKSKKQEPVEPQKSSSKSAVGSLSANGTERVYTELDSEGKLVSRPLTTYECKLEDDVEQLQDALFTISSHYAKIQFRLRQIASASNCERNFLLEELQRMTTQGLDSCTTNQEEELPSLKCDSLSLGNVRYKQHKIISELRERLQDLAQAAGACFEADYQDCGGVGDGPEYVDQFDSAHQIELCEDKKEAGGQYLQEVWSDTDYGNEELRWPISKPRRSKYKNGSPKGASRRGSNISHEIQSKSKSKSEKLKQQPSRAQANQDPKITSPRKKQSNFTPPNAARKFQSNVVNRLSKNIFNSFNGSPKMGITPGTSHSKNRSRTFSPLRRSQSHSQYSNSAKSKNSLTSPLRYSDATSRGLTNSVIQQSGRAINRISGAGSMSLHPSLRQTQSTMPSLSLSNGRISVETGELRQSVGRSSDRKIRKWKYKEVAISPSQSDDFSEKIERNTFYREGTQQSNSHSSCPEKNSQSNTSESYKESSKNIRKSCPWKFNKGIENTEMSECSDA from the coding sequence ATGAAACTGAAATCAAAGAAGCAGGAGCCGGTTGAGCCTCAAAAGTCAAGCTCCAAGTCGGCAGTGGGTTCCCTTTCGGCGAATGGAACTGAACGGGTTTATACAGAACTGGACTCGGAGGGCAAACTAGTGAGTCGACCTCTCACTACTTACGAATGCAAGCTGGAGGACGATGTGGAGCAGCTGCAGGATGCCCTGTTTACGATCTCCTCTCACTACGCCAAGATCCAGTTCCGGTTGCGTCAAATCGCCTCTGCGTCGAACTGCGAGAGGAATTTCTTGCTAGAGGAGCTGCAGCGAATGACGACTCAAGGACTAGATAGCTGTACCACAAACCAGGAGGAGGAATTGCCCAGCTTGAAGTGCGACTCATTAAGCCTGGGTAATGTTCGATACAAGCAGCACAAGATAATCAGCGAGTTGCGCGAACGCCTCCAGGACTTGGCTCAGGCGGCAGGAGCCTGTTTCGAAGCGGATTACCAGGACTGTGGTGGCGTCGGTGACGGACCGGAATATGTGGACCAGTTCGACTCCGCTCACCAGATCGAACTATGCGAAGATAAGAAGGAAGCTGGGGGACAGTATTTACAGGAAGTGTGGTCGGATACCGACTATGGAAACGAAGAACTTCGGTGGCCGATTTCGAAGCCACGTCGGTCGAAATATAAGAACGGAAGTCCAAAGGGTGCATCCAGAAGAGGTTCTAACATCTCCCATGAAATCCAAAGTAAATCGAAAAGTAAATCGGAAAAGCTAAAACAACAACCTTCAAGAGCTCAAGCAAACCAGGATCCAAAAATAACTTCACCCCGAAAAAAGCAGTCCAACTTTACTCCGCCCAATGCAGCCAGAAAATTTCAATCTAATGTGGTCAATCGCCtttccaaaaacattttcaattcTTTTAATGGCAGCCCCAAAATGGGAATAACACCCGGTACAAGCCACAGCAAGAATCGAAGTCGTACTTTTTCCCCGTTGCGCAGGTCTCAGTCCCACTCGCAATATTCGAATTCtgcaaaatctaaaaattctTTGACATCTCCATTGAGGTACAGTGACGCAACTAGTCGAGGATTAACCAACTCAGTTATCCAACAATCTGGCAGGGCCATAAACCGAATTTCTGGTGCCGGCAGTATGAGCCTCCACCCATCTCTGCGTCAGACGCAGTCCACAATGCCATCCTTAAGCCTATCGAATGGCAGGATAAGTGTTGAGACTGGTGAGCTTAGGCAGAGTGTCGGGAggagcagcgatcgaaagaTTCGGAAGTGGAAATACAAAGAAGTTGCTATTAGCCCATCGCAGTCAGACGATTTTTCAGAGAAAATCGAAAGAAACACTTTCTACCGGGAAGGCACTCAACAAAGCAATTCACATTCTTCATGCCCAGAAAAGAACAGTCAATCAAACACCAGCGAAAGCTATAAGGAATCCTCGAAAAATATCCGTAAAAGTTGCCCGTGGAAGTTCAACAAAGGCATCGAAAACACTGAAATGTCTGAATGCTCAGACGCATAA
- the Osi20 gene encoding uncharacterized protein Osi20 — MAFRFTSLFAFGCVLLLAASASVSGAAIDNAVTPRIHSSDELISTIVDKCFHANAMHCLKEKVLSYLDTVANVEDEVSGRALSDDVIDKVIVDRVGRILNTNEMRLQLPQTFFAGSVMTYRSDRGFDLELPKEEGRAEKKNKDKLFLPLLLLMKLKLKVVMPILLALIGLKATKALILSKIAIKLVLGFLIYNLIQKLGGMKMNMVPMPAPVPASEYGVPSTTASSYDPSSWEPMSGGPYARWDSQNLAYSSYHPSSSSSYSSGSSSGSTSSSSYSSSS, encoded by the exons ATGGCCTTCCGTTTCACGTCCTTGTTCGCGTTCGGTTGTGTGCTGCTTTTGGCGGCATCCGCCTCCGTTTCGGGAGCTGCCATCGACAATGCGGTGACCCCGCGGATCCACAGCTCCGACGAGCTGATCTCGACCATTGTGGATAAGTGCTTCCATGCCAATGCCATGCATTGCCTCAAGGAGAAGGTGCTCAGCTACCTGGACACGGTGGCTAATGTGGAGGATGAGGTTAGCGGTCGTGCCCTAAGCGACGACGTCATCGACAAGGTGATTGTGGACCGTGTGGGCCGCATTCTGAACACCAACGAGATGAGGCTGCAGCTGCCACAGACCTTCTTCGCCGGATCCGTGATGACCTACCGCTCGGACCGTGGCTTCGACCTGGAGCTCCCCAAGGAGGAGG gCCGTGCCGAGAAAAAGAACAAGGACAAGCTCTTCCTGCccctgctgctgttgatgaAACTGAAGCTGAAGGTGGTCATGCCCATCCTGCTGGCTCTGATCGGTCTGAAGGCCACCAAGGCTCTAATCCTGTCCAAGATCGCCATCAAGCTGGTGCTCGGCTTCCTCATCTACAACCTCATCCAGAAGCTCGGCGGCATGAAGATGAACATGGTGCCCATGCCAGCCCCGGTTCCGGCCAGCGAATACGGTGTGCCCAGCACCACTGCCTCCTCCTATGACCCCAGCAGCTGGGAACCCATGAGCGGAGGTCCCTATGCCCGTTGGGACTCGCAGAACCTGGCCTACAGCTCCTACCACCCCAGCAGCTCGTCCTCGTACTCCTCTGGCTCCTCCTCGGGATCCACCAGCTCCTCCAGCTACAGCTCGTCCTCCTAA